A genomic stretch from Vibrio neptunius includes:
- the yigB gene encoding 5-amino-6-(5-phospho-D-ribitylamino)uracil phosphatase YigB, with product MYFYRQLPVIEAMTFDLDDTLYDNRPVILRVEAQVVAWLHKHHPISASKPLSWWHELKMELVVADPWLHNDMTLWRHTQIEQGLYRLGYEQAEAKCAADQAIQEVLRLRSDFTVPEQTHQVMQRLAKQMPLVAITNGNVDAERIGLAKYFSLILQSGPDGYAKPHPQMFNKAINHLQCSAQNILHVGDHLISDVKGAKNSGLSACWFNDQGSSLIQHRRARTLPDIEVSCLQELLLLCENSGSL from the coding sequence ATGTATTTTTATCGCCAATTACCTGTCATTGAAGCGATGACGTTTGATCTTGATGATACCTTGTATGACAACCGTCCTGTGATTCTTAGGGTGGAGGCGCAGGTGGTTGCTTGGCTGCATAAACACCACCCGATTTCTGCGAGCAAACCACTAAGCTGGTGGCATGAGTTAAAAATGGAATTGGTGGTTGCTGACCCCTGGCTGCATAATGATATGACGTTGTGGCGCCATACTCAGATAGAGCAAGGCCTTTATCGACTCGGCTATGAGCAAGCAGAGGCCAAATGTGCCGCTGATCAGGCCATTCAGGAAGTACTGCGGCTACGCAGTGATTTTACTGTACCTGAACAAACGCATCAGGTTATGCAGAGGCTTGCTAAGCAAATGCCTTTAGTGGCGATTACCAATGGCAATGTGGATGCCGAGCGTATCGGTTTGGCTAAGTATTTTTCCTTAATTCTTCAATCAGGGCCGGATGGCTATGCTAAACCACACCCACAGATGTTCAACAAAGCCATCAATCATCTTCAATGCTCGGCGCAGAACATCTTACACGTTGGTGATCATTTGATTAGTGATGTTAAAGGTGCCAAAAATAGTGGCTTGTCGGCGTGTTGGTTCAACGATCAAGGTTCTAGCTTAATCCAGCATCGAAGAGCTCGGACATTGCCCGACATTGAAGTCTCCTGTTTACAGGAATTATTGCTACTGTGTGAGAACTCCGGTTCGCTTTGA
- a CDS encoding EVE domain-containing protein, translating into MAYWLFKTEPDTFSIDTLRTQNTSCWEGVRNYQARNMMRDQVKEGDLVLIYHSSCKKVGVAGIAKVTKEAYPDHFAFDPESDYFDPKSTPDNSRWVMVDIEFVRKTERLIPLSVMKAMPELENMPLVKRGNRLSIMPVSEQEWQAILDKEKLPSQR; encoded by the coding sequence ATGGCATATTGGTTATTCAAAACAGAACCGGACACTTTCTCTATTGACACACTTCGCACACAAAATACTTCCTGCTGGGAAGGGGTGCGTAATTATCAGGCGCGCAATATGATGCGAGATCAGGTCAAAGAAGGTGATTTGGTGCTGATTTACCACTCTTCATGCAAGAAGGTTGGAGTCGCTGGTATTGCGAAAGTAACCAAAGAGGCTTACCCCGATCATTTCGCCTTTGACCCTGAAAGTGACTATTTTGACCCGAAGTCTACGCCGGATAACTCACGCTGGGTGATGGTGGATATTGAGTTTGTCAGAAAGACGGAAAGGCTGATCCCTCTTTCAGTTATGAAAGCGATGCCTGAGCTGGAAAACATGCCTTTGGTGAAGCGTGGCAATCGCCTGTCAATTATGCCGGTGAGTGAGCAGGAATGGCAGGCGATACTGGATAAAGAGAAATTACCGTCGCAAAGGTAA
- the xerC gene encoding tyrosine recombinase XerC, with protein sequence MNESVIPLPNGLKSPLNRFYEYLRSEKGLSLHTQRNYKQQLETMAQHLVTMGLKDWSQVDAAWVRQLASKGMRDGMKASSLATRLSALRSFFDFLILRGELTANPAKGVSAPRKKRPLPKNLDVDEVGQLLEVNEDDPLAIRDRAMMELMYGAGLRLAEMVSVDTRDVSLSSGEIRVVGKGDKERKVPFSGMAEEWVAKWLKVRGSLANADESALFVSKLGVRISHRNVQKRMAEWGQKQSVASHISPHKLRHSFATHMLESSNNLRAVQELLGHENISTTQIYTHLDFQHLADVYDQAHPRAKKKESD encoded by the coding sequence CGCTTCTATGAGTATTTGAGAAGTGAGAAAGGGCTTAGTCTGCATACTCAACGTAATTACAAGCAGCAACTGGAAACCATGGCTCAACATTTGGTGACTATGGGGTTGAAAGACTGGTCTCAGGTTGATGCGGCTTGGGTTCGTCAACTGGCGAGTAAAGGTATGCGCGATGGCATGAAAGCCAGTAGTCTTGCTACTCGATTGTCCGCATTACGGAGTTTCTTTGATTTCTTAATCCTGCGAGGAGAATTAACAGCAAATCCTGCCAAGGGTGTGTCTGCTCCAAGGAAGAAAAGGCCCTTACCGAAGAATCTCGATGTGGATGAAGTCGGTCAGTTACTCGAGGTCAACGAAGATGACCCGTTAGCCATACGCGATAGAGCGATGATGGAACTGATGTATGGCGCAGGTTTACGACTGGCTGAGATGGTCAGTGTCGATACACGCGATGTCAGTCTATCCTCTGGGGAGATACGTGTAGTAGGTAAAGGTGACAAAGAGCGTAAAGTGCCTTTTTCTGGTATGGCAGAAGAGTGGGTTGCCAAATGGCTCAAAGTACGAGGTTCACTAGCCAATGCGGATGAGTCTGCGTTGTTTGTGTCTAAGCTGGGGGTGCGGATTTCACACCGTAATGTGCAAAAGCGCATGGCTGAATGGGGACAAAAGCAGTCTGTTGCCAGTCATATCAGTCCACATAAACTGCGTCACTCGTTTGCCACTCACATGCTGGAGTCGAGCAACAATCTCAGAGCCGTTCAAGAGCTGCTGGGTCATGAAAACATCTCAACCACTCAGATCTATACACACTTGGACTTTCAGCATCTTGCCGATGTTTACGACCAGGCTCATCCCAGAGCCAAAAAGAAAGAGAGTGATTGA
- a CDS encoding DTW domain-containing protein: MSTSSPCPKCLLNHNCVCKYLPHINVPAHLAILMHENECQRETNTGQWLLKTVHPSSQHIWQRKQPCSELARLINHEGYQPLLLFPGQDSLPINQITRHTEQKAHKPLFIILDGTWQEARKMLRKSPWLQALPKVHLAPASTSNYQLRRNQDKGHLCTLEVGAEIIGSLGQEPQAEHLRQFLSHYMKAFQADKSGHALK, from the coding sequence ATGTCGACTTCAAGCCCCTGCCCAAAATGTTTGCTAAATCACAACTGTGTTTGTAAGTACTTACCTCACATCAATGTGCCAGCACATCTGGCTATCTTGATGCACGAAAATGAGTGTCAGCGGGAAACCAACACTGGGCAGTGGCTACTGAAAACGGTCCATCCTAGCAGTCAACATATCTGGCAACGCAAACAGCCCTGCTCCGAACTGGCTCGACTAATCAACCATGAGGGTTATCAACCGCTGCTGCTGTTTCCTGGTCAAGATAGCCTACCCATCAACCAGATTACTCGGCACACAGAGCAGAAAGCACATAAGCCTTTATTCATTATTCTTGATGGGACTTGGCAAGAAGCGAGGAAAATGCTGCGTAAAAGCCCTTGGCTGCAGGCACTTCCCAAAGTGCACTTAGCTCCAGCTTCTACATCCAACTATCAGCTGAGGCGTAATCAAGATAAGGGCCATTTATGCACACTAGAGGTGGGTGCAGAAATCATAGGTTCTTTAGGCCAAGAACCACAAGCAGAGCATTTACGGCAGTTTCTCAGTCACTACATGAAAGCATTTCAGGCGGATAAAAGCGGGCACGCGCTAAAATAG
- a CDS encoding Cof-type HAD-IIB family hydrolase: MTHTRKETPFQLVASDLDGTLLAPNHQLSDFSKQTLSELHQKGYTFIFATGRHHVDVSGIRQLAGIPAYMITSNGARVHDQDDNLMYSNNVPQNLVQPVIDVIRQDPDIFIHMYQNDSWLLDRDDDMLAKFHSESGFAYQRFDADVAPTNGIAKIFFTHPAKDHDHLVKFEQQLNDKFGDQLNVAFSTPWCLEVMAAEVSKGEALKVVAESLNLTMENCVAFGDGMNDVEMLSMAGKGLVMETSHIKVKQALPDNEVIGSNADDAVAHYLHTHLF, from the coding sequence ATGACACACACACGCAAAGAGACTCCTTTCCAACTGGTAGCTTCTGATCTCGATGGCACTTTACTGGCACCTAACCACCAGCTGAGTGACTTCTCTAAGCAAACGCTGAGCGAACTACACCAAAAGGGCTACACTTTTATCTTTGCTACCGGTCGTCACCATGTCGATGTCTCCGGTATTCGTCAACTCGCGGGCATCCCGGCTTATATGATCACCTCAAACGGTGCCCGTGTTCACGATCAAGACGACAACCTGATGTACAGCAACAATGTACCGCAAAATCTGGTTCAACCCGTGATCGATGTGATCAGACAAGATCCTGATATTTTTATCCATATGTATCAGAATGATAGTTGGCTCCTAGACAGAGACGACGACATGCTCGCGAAATTCCACAGTGAATCTGGTTTCGCCTATCAGCGCTTTGATGCCGATGTGGCGCCAACCAATGGAATAGCGAAAATCTTCTTTACCCATCCAGCTAAAGATCACGACCATCTGGTGAAGTTTGAGCAACAACTTAATGACAAGTTTGGTGACCAGCTCAATGTGGCGTTCTCAACTCCTTGGTGTCTGGAAGTAATGGCGGCAGAAGTATCGAAAGGAGAAGCGCTTAAAGTTGTGGCTGAGTCTCTCAATCTCACAATGGAAAACTGTGTTGCTTTTGGTGATGGGATGAATGATGTTGAAATGTTGTCCATGGCAGGCAAAGGCTTGGTGATGGAAACTTCGCATATCAAAGTGAAACAAGCCTTGCCAGATAATGAAGTGATAGGCAGTAACGCCGACGATGCGGTGGCACACTACCTACATACTCACTTGTTCTAA